The Candidatus Beckwithbacteria bacterium genome has a segment encoding these proteins:
- a CDS encoding HAMP domain-containing histidine kinase yields MFQSERIKLTAYYTLIIFLISGTISAAIYFRTTSIIQSEYQRIERRFQHQTEMDLPPDFVPPTGPHFLPEDLESAQHNLLIQLLLINSAIVVLVAGAGYFLSGKTLQPIYLSLEEQKRFVADAAHELRTPITALKTSLEVNLMNKKLSPQTREILQENLDDVAGLESLSESLLKLSRVDGNHLQIEEVVIAPLVEQVVKQLSPLAKAKKITLKIQRIPRTITIKSDKAVLTELIQIFVDNAIKYSKKNGKVWIKAKADTKELTFTIKDNGVGIAKHHLPHIFDRFYRVDSARTKIDSNGYGLGLSVAKKIVGQLNGEIQVDSQLDKGTKFSITLPCKR; encoded by the coding sequence ATGTTTCAATCTGAACGCATTAAACTAACTGCTTACTACACCTTAATTATTTTTTTAATCAGTGGCACTATTAGTGCGGCTATTTATTTCCGGACCACTTCAATTATTCAAAGTGAATATCAACGGATAGAACGAAGATTTCAACATCAAACAGAGATGGATTTGCCTCCTGATTTTGTTCCACCAACTGGGCCGCATTTTTTACCTGAAGATTTAGAGTCAGCCCAGCACAATTTACTCATTCAGTTGCTACTTATTAATAGTGCGATTGTGGTGCTGGTAGCTGGAGCTGGTTACTTTTTATCAGGCAAAACTTTACAACCAATTTACCTCTCTTTAGAAGAACAAAAACGTTTTGTAGCTGATGCAGCACATGAACTGCGGACGCCAATCACAGCTTTAAAAACCTCTTTGGAAGTTAATTTGATGAACAAAAAATTGTCACCTCAAACCAGGGAAATTTTACAGGAAAATTTAGATGATGTAGCAGGATTGGAAAGCTTATCAGAAAGCTTGCTCAAACTATCACGCGTTGATGGTAATCATTTGCAAATTGAAGAAGTGGTAATAGCACCCTTAGTTGAGCAAGTCGTAAAACAATTATCACCCTTGGCAAAAGCTAAAAAAATTACTTTAAAAATTCAAAGAATTCCAAGAACTATAACGATTAAAAGCGATAAAGCAGTGCTGACTGAACTAATCCAGATTTTTGTAGACAATGCTATCAAATATAGTAAGAAAAATGGTAAAGTTTGGATTAAAGCTAAAGCCGATACCAAAGAACTAACCTTTACTATTAAAGATAATGGAGTGGGAATTGCTAAGCATCACTTGCCGCACATTTTTGACCGCTTTTATCGAGTTGATTCGGCCCGAACTAAGATTGACTCTAACGGTTATGGGCTTGGCTTATCAGTTGCTAAAAAAATTGTAGGGCAGTTGAATGGAGAGATCCAAGTAGATAGTCAACTAGATAAGGGAACAAAATTTAGCATTACTTTACCATGTAAACGTTAG
- a CDS encoding response regulator transcription factor, translated as MKLLVIEDEQRIATYIKKGLEMKSYVVDVAYDGEEGYDFAIGEAYDLIILDRMLPKMDGLTLCKKLRAEKIHTPVLMLTAKTEVNDRVEGLDAGADDYLGKPFAFVELLARIRALTRRPKKQDAEVLQAQDLTLNTVSYEVKRGEKTIELSKKEFALLEFLLRNKGQVFDKDKLVEQVWSYDSDVLANTAQVYIGYLRDKIDKAFPQKPEIIKTVRGFGYKIDN; from the coding sequence ATGAAACTACTAGTCATTGAAGATGAGCAACGTATTGCCACTTACATCAAAAAGGGCTTGGAAATGAAGTCTTATGTAGTTGACGTGGCTTATGATGGTGAAGAAGGGTATGACTTTGCTATTGGTGAAGCTTATGACCTTATTATTTTGGATCGAATGCTACCTAAAATGGACGGCCTGACTCTTTGTAAAAAATTACGAGCCGAAAAGATTCATACTCCGGTTTTGATGCTAACTGCTAAAACTGAAGTTAATGACCGAGTAGAAGGTTTGGATGCCGGAGCTGATGATTATTTAGGCAAACCCTTTGCCTTTGTTGAATTATTGGCTCGAATCAGAGCCTTAACTCGTCGGCCTAAAAAGCAAGATGCAGAAGTTTTGCAAGCTCAGGATTTGACGCTCAATACTGTAAGCTATGAAGTTAAAAGAGGCGAGAAAACTATTGAACTTTCTAAAAAAGAATTTGCTCTGCTGGAATTTTTATTGCGAAACAAAGGTCAGGTTTTTGATAAAGACAAATTGGTTGAACAAGTGTGGAGCTATGATAGTGATGTGCTAGCTAATACTGCTCAAGTTTATATTGGCTATTTACGGGATAAAATTGATAAAGCCTTTCCTCAAAAACCAGAAATTATCAAGACAGTCAGAGGTTTTGGCTATAAAATAGATAATTAG
- a CDS encoding HAMP domain-containing protein: protein MKLTYKLAIPLIVFLLINSTLGFLVVFSYLSNSLKDQAIKQLQGISNLKKDQIYEYVEEEKEEIVKTTEDIKLHLQLYKQQEKETEDTLPKEVIRKTLNDVLSKSGKFTELFLIDPKGVIYVSTNPHNEGKVREDEHYFYEGQKGIYVHGFTYDLELQQPVLIISTPINLDEQTFTLASKIDLKKMSEIMLNDNGLDKTEETYLVNKFNFFITESRFEKGYALRKTLHTEATKQCLSKQNGSGSYINYRDHKVLGSYVWLDKIESCMITEIDEQEVLASTRIILRSISIIATIVVLGACLFIFFAIRRIVRPLVTLEKVAEQIGAGDLDTKAVFKSKDEIGDLARSINNMVSRLRVSRKKIQKAFQDINLEKDKVTAILQSIGDGVFVLDENRKITLVNQVTQDISGHQANELIGTVYDTHLKFIFEKTGRENKQFIDDVYETGKATEMANHTSLIRKDETRVSVADSAAPLKNKDGEITGCVVVFRDVSQERAVEKMKDDFISLASHQLRTPLTAIRWYSETLLKNKKSKLNKTQTEYTENIYQSTKLLIELVNGLLNISRIESGRLIVDPVPTDLATLLQKILKELEMKITEKSQIITIEVADNLPQIKIDPILIRQVFLNLINNAIKYTPNKGNIKISLNQQQNYIVFQIEDSGYGIPLESQKRIFEKFFRAENIIKTENTGTGLGLYMVKKIAEVSNGKIAFTSTEGKGTTFTFGLSIKGSKAQKGEVTLS, encoded by the coding sequence ATGAAATTAACGTACAAACTCGCTATTCCCCTTATTGTTTTTCTTCTTATCAATTCCACGCTTGGTTTTTTAGTAGTTTTTTCATATCTATCTAATTCCCTCAAAGATCAGGCCATCAAACAATTACAAGGCATTAGCAATCTTAAAAAAGATCAGATTTATGAATACGTAGAAGAGGAAAAGGAAGAGATTGTCAAAACTACCGAAGATATCAAGCTTCATCTTCAACTTTATAAGCAACAAGAAAAAGAAACTGAAGACACACTTCCAAAAGAAGTAATTCGCAAAACTCTCAATGATGTACTTAGTAAATCAGGAAAATTCACTGAGCTATTTTTGATTGACCCTAAAGGAGTTATTTATGTCTCAACCAATCCACATAATGAGGGAAAGGTTAGAGAAGATGAACATTATTTTTATGAAGGTCAAAAGGGTATTTATGTTCATGGTTTTACCTATGATCTAGAGCTTCAACAACCTGTCTTAATTATCTCTACACCTATAAATTTAGATGAACAAACCTTCACCTTAGCTTCCAAAATTGATCTAAAGAAAATGTCAGAAATTATGTTGAATGATAATGGTCTAGACAAAACTGAAGAAACATATTTGGTTAATAAATTTAATTTTTTTATTACTGAGTCTCGTTTTGAAAAAGGGTATGCTTTGCGTAAAACTCTTCATACCGAAGCCACTAAACAATGTCTTTCTAAACAAAATGGAAGTGGCAGCTATATTAACTATCGAGATCATAAAGTGCTCGGCAGTTATGTTTGGTTAGATAAAATTGAATCTTGCATGATCACTGAAATTGACGAGCAGGAAGTTCTAGCCAGTACCAGAATTATCTTGCGCTCAATATCAATCATTGCAACAATAGTAGTTTTAGGCGCTTGTCTTTTTATCTTTTTTGCTATCAGAAGAATAGTCAGACCTTTAGTGACTCTTGAAAAAGTAGCCGAGCAAATAGGAGCTGGCGATTTAGATACTAAAGCGGTATTCAAAAGTAAGGATGAAATTGGTGATTTAGCTAGATCAATAAATAACATGGTTAGTAGACTTCGGGTTTCCAGGAAAAAAATCCAAAAAGCTTTTCAGGATATCAATCTTGAAAAAGATAAAGTCACCGCTATTTTACAAAGCATTGGCGATGGAGTCTTTGTACTAGATGAAAATAGAAAGATCACACTGGTTAATCAGGTAACTCAAGATATTTCAGGTCATCAAGCCAATGAATTGATAGGAACGGTATATGATACTCATTTAAAATTTATTTTTGAAAAAACCGGCCGGGAAAATAAACAATTTATTGATGATGTTTATGAAACTGGTAAGGCCACTGAAATGGCCAATCACACTTCTTTGATTAGAAAAGACGAAACCAGAGTTTCGGTAGCTGATAGCGCTGCTCCTTTAAAAAATAAAGACGGGGAAATCACCGGCTGTGTGGTGGTGTTTAGAGATGTAAGCCAAGAACGAGCGGTTGAAAAAATGAAAGACGATTTTATCTCTTTAGCATCTCATCAACTACGAACTCCATTGACTGCTATTAGATGGTATAGCGAAACATTGCTCAAAAATAAAAAAAGCAAGCTTAATAAAACTCAAACTGAGTATACAGAAAATATTTACCAATCTACTAAGCTTTTAATTGAACTGGTGAATGGCTTATTAAATATCAGCCGTATAGAATCAGGCAGACTTATAGTTGATCCTGTCCCCACTGATTTAGCTACTTTATTACAGAAAATTCTTAAAGAACTGGAAATGAAAATTACTGAAAAATCCCAGATAATAACGATCGAAGTTGCTGATAACTTACCTCAAATAAAAATTGATCCTATTTTGATTCGTCAAGTATTTCTTAACTTAATTAACAATGCCATTAAATATACTCCTAATAAAGGCAACATTAAGATAAGCCTTAACCAACAGCAAAACTATATTGTGTTCCAAATTGAAGATAGTGGTTATGGAATTCCACTTGAGAGCCAAAAACGTATTTTTGAAAAATTTTTCCGAGCCGAAAATATTATCAAAACTGAAAATACTGGGACTGGATTAGGGTTATATATGGTCAAAAAAATTGCTGAAGTTTCTAATGGGAAAATTGCCTTTACCAGCACTGAGGGGAAAGGCACTACGTTTACCTTTGGTTTATCAATTAAAGGCAGTAAGGCTCAAAAAGGAGAAGTAACTTTAAGTTAA